One window of the Eucalyptus grandis isolate ANBG69807.140 chromosome 6, ASM1654582v1, whole genome shotgun sequence genome contains the following:
- the LOC104449206 gene encoding glutamyl-tRNA reductase 1, chloroplastic — MAASAGFAGPKLENLRLREFSPSPAACSPSRSFAPLKRVGRGRRNGGGLGGGVRCEVTTAKQDPQLMMELSGVSALEQLKASALDRYTKERSSIVVIGLSVHTTPVDMREKLAIPEAEWPRAIEELCRLNHIEEAAVLSTCNRTEIYVVALSQHRGVKEVTEWMSKTSGIPVSELCQHRFLLYNNDAARHLFEVSAGLDSLVLGEGQILAQVKQVVKVGQGVVGFGRSISGLFKHAISVGKRVRTETHIASGAISVSSAAVELALMKIPESSHATARMLVVGAGKMGKLVIKHLVAKGCTKMVIVNRSEERVAAIAEELRGVEITYKPLTEMLSCAAEADVIFTSTASEAPLFLKEHVQNLPPVGQEVGGLRLFIDISVPRNVSPCAADVRGSKVYNVDDLKEVVAANKEDRLHKAMEAQTIVAEETKQFEAWRDSLETVPTIKKLRAYAERIRIAELEKCLSKLGDDVPKKTKRAVDDLSRSIVNKLLHGPMQHLRCDGDDGRTLSETLENMHALNRIFSLDTDITQMEQKIKAKIEQSQK, encoded by the exons ATGGCCGCGTCCGCCGGGTTCGCCGGTCCTAAATTGGAGAACTTGAGGCTGCGGGAATTCTCGCCGTCGCCCGCCGCGTGCTCGCCGTCGAGGAGCTTCGCGCCGCTGAAGAGGGTGGGGCGGGGACGGCGAAATGGAGGAGGATTGGGAGGAGGAGTGAGGTGCGAGGTCACGACCGCGAAGCAGGACCCGCAGCTGATGATGGAGCTGTCGGGCGTCTCGGCTCTTGAGCAGCTCAAGGCGTCTGCTCTCGACA GATATACAAAGGAAAGAAGCAGTATTGTGGTTATCGGGCTTAGCGTTCACACGACACCTGTTGATATGCGTGAGAAGCTCGCCATTCCGGAAGCAGAATGGCCCCGAGCCATTGAGGAGCTGTGTCGCTTGAATCATATAGAAGAAGCTGCTGTTCTCAGCACCTGCAACAGAACAGAGATATATGTGGTGGCTCTGTCTCAGCATCGTGGAGTCAAAGAAGTGACTGAATGGATGTCTAAG ACAAGTGGAATCCCTGTTTCAGAGCTTTGTCAACACCGGTTTTTGCTGTACAACAACGATGCTGCACGACATCTTTTTGAAGTCTCAGCGGGTCTTGATTCCCTTGTCCTTGGAGAAGGTCAGATTCTAGCTCAGGTTAAACAAGTCGTGAAAGTTGGACAAGGAGTTGTTGGATTTGGGAGGAGCATCAGCGGACTTTTTAAGCATGCCATCTCTGTAGGGAAACGGGTCAGAACCGAAACACACATTGCGTCTGGTGCAATTTCCGTTAGTTCTGCTGCTGTTGAACTTGCATTGATGAAGATTCCTGAATCATCGCATGCTACGGCTAGAATGTTAGTTGTAGGTGCAGGCAAGATGGGGAAACTGGTGATTAAGCACTTGGTGGCAAAAGGGTGCACAAAGATGGTCATCGTAAATAGAAGTGAGGAGAGAGTTGCAGCTATTGCTGAGGAGCTAAGAGGTGTGGAAATAACCTATAAACCCCTAACTGAGATGCTATCTTGTGCTGCTGAAGCGGATGTGATTTTTACAAGCACAGCTTCTGAGGCTCCTTTATTTTTGAAAGAGCATGTTCAAAATCTTCCCCCTGTGGGTCAAGAAGTTGGAGGTTTGAGGCTTTTCATCGATATTTCTGTTCCTAGAAATGTGAGCCCATGTGCTGCGGATGTTAGAGGATCAAAAGTATACAATGTCGATGATCTGAAAGAGGTCGTTGCTGCCAACAAGGAGGATCGGCTTCACAAAGCCATGGAAGCTCAGACTATAGTTGCCGAAGAAACGAAGCAATTCGAAGCTTGGAGGGATTCGTTAGAGACCGTACCTACCATCAAGAAATTGAGAGCTTATGCTGAGAGAATCAGAATCGCAGAGCTTGAGAAGTGCTTGTCCAAGTTGGGCGACGATGTACccaagaaaacaaagagagCCGTGGATGACCTTAGCCGTAGCATAGTCAACAAGCTCCTTCATGGACCGATGCAGCACTTGAGATGCGATGGGGATGATGGCCGTACGTTGAGCGAGACCCTCGAGAACATGCATGCTCTCAACAGGATCTTCAGCCTCGATACCGATATAACACAGATGGAACAGaagatcaaagccaaaatcgaacaGAGCCAGAAGTAA
- the LOC104449205 gene encoding E3 ubiquitin-protein ligase WAV3, which yields MGTGWRRALCSSLPKDPDSTTSPSDEEPNSPTALARCTKLRFFSNPSTPRSGKTLAPQAASTPTLRCRTISEAAHMADDTAEKSPKLECKTKPAVLKSTKSSRTLLGSYSTPSSPRSPLKLSLFKNSFKFRSACGICSNSLKAGQGTAIYTAECGHGFHFACVASLVQQGARSGSLACPVCGAAWKDVPLLAIRESNSREDDVVPVEDKKVVMIQSSSPRTPNSAGPRSRYDDDEPLSSPRFIPIPESEEAEEAEEFQGFFAKPKATQVEVTLSPESAVVSATKSHETRVVALRVKAPPAPKPRGSARSRAPVDLVAVLDVSGSMTGDKLQMLKRAVRLVVSSLGAADRLSIVAFSAAPRRLLPLRRMTARGRSAAREIVDRLACGQGTSVGDALRKATKVLEDRRERNPVASIILLSDGQDERARGGGGDANRRQPRSHESSTRFAHVEIPVHATGLGGGCCREPADDAFAECVGGLLSVVVRDLRIQLGFAAGSAPAEIAAVYSSGGRPRFVGSGSVRLGDLYAEEERELLVELRVPASAAGSRHVLTVRCSYKDPATKEDVDGGDRALAVPEMGAVGSEDAKIGRLRSLFVVTRALAESRRLVEHEEYGTAHQLLASARALVVRTGAASADEHARALDAELAEVCWRRQDRAERRRTAQRRSGNDRREAATAGLVDENGEPLTPTSAWRAAEELAKLADLKKSLRRVSDLHGFENARF from the exons ATGGGGACTGGTTGGAGAAGAGCTCTCTGCTCAAGCCTCCCTAAAGACCCGGATTCCACGACGTCGCCCTCCGACGAGGAACCCAATAGCCCGACCGCGCTGGCAAGGTGCACGAAGCTGAGGTTTTTCTCGAACCCCTCCACGCCTCGCTCCGGCAAGACTCTGGCTCCGCAAGCTGCTTCGACCCCGACATTGCGCTGCAGGACCATATCGGAAGCTGCTCACATGGCTGACGATACGGCGGAGAAGAGTCCCAAGCTCGAATGCAAGACCAAACCCGCCGTTCTTAAGTCAACGAAGAGCTCGAGGACGTTGCTGGGTTCCTATTCCACTCCATCCTCTCCGCGTTCTCCTCTCAAGCTCTCTCTTTTCAAAAACAGCTTCAAGTTCAGA AGCGCTTGCGGCATTTGCTCGAACAGCTTGAAGGCGGGTCAAGGCACGGCCATCTACACGGCCGAGTGCGGCCACGGATTCCACTTCGCATGCGTAGCCTCGCTCGTGCAGCAGGGCGCACGCAGCGGCTCTCTCGCTTGCCCGGTCTGCGGCGCCGCTTGGAAAGACGTCCCGCTGCTCGCCATCCGCGAGAGCAACAGCAGAGAGGACGACGTCGTCCCCGTGGAAGACAAGAAGGTGGTGATGATCCAGTCGTCGTCGCCAAGGACGCCGAACTCCGCCGGTCCCAGAAGCCGATACGACGACGATGAGCCACTGTCGTCTCCGAGGTTCATTCCCATACCGGAATcggaagaagcagaagaagccGAAGAATTTCAGGGTTTCTTCGCGAAACCGAAGGCGACCCAGGTGGAGGTCACGCTCTCGCCGGAGTCCGCCGTCGTGTCTGCCACCAAGTCGCACGAGACGCGCGTGGTGGCCCTGCGGGTGAAGGCCCCGCCGGCCCCGAAGCCGCGGGGATCGGCGCGCAGCCGCGCGCCGGTGGACTTGGTCGCCGTGCTCGACGTGAGCGGAAGCATGACCGGGGACAAGCTGCAGATGCTGAAGCGGGCGGTGCGGCTGGTCGTCTCGTCGCTCGGCGCGGCCGACCGGCTCTCCATCGTGGCCTTCTCGGCCGCCCCCAGGAGGCTGCTGCCCCTGAGGCGGATGACGGCTCGGGGCCGGAGCGCGGCTCGGGAGATCGTCGACCGGCTCGCCTGCGGCCAGGGGACCAGCGTCGGCGACGCGCTGCGGAAGGCCACCAAGGTGCTCGAGGACAGGCGGGAGAGGAACCCCGTCGCCAGCATCATCCTCCTATCGGACGGTCAGGACGAGCGGGCgcgtggcggcggcggcgacgcgaaTCGACGGCAGCCGAGGAGCCACGAGTCGTCCACGCGCTTCGCGCACGTGGAGATCCCCGTGCACGCGACCGGGCTCGGCGGCGGCTGCTGCCGGGAGCCGGCGGACGACGCCTTCGCCGAGTGCGTCGGCGGGTTGCTGAGCGTCGTGGTGCGGGACCTGAGGATCCAGCTCGGCTTCGCGGCCGGCTCGGCTCCGGCCGAGATCGCGGCCGTTTACTCGTCCGGTGGACGGCCGCGATTCGTCGGCTCGGGGTCGGTTCGGCTGGGCGACTTGTACGCCGAGGAAGAGAGGGAGCTCCTCGTCGAGCTGAGGGTCCCCGCGTCGGCAGCCGGGTCCCGTCACGTCCTGACCGTACGATGCTCCTACAAGGACCCGGCGACGAAGGAAGACGTGGACGGCGGGGATCGGGCGCTCGCGGTGCCCGAGATGGGAGCCGTCGGATCGGAAGACGCGAAGATCGGACGGCTGAGGAGCCTCTTCGTGGTGACTCGGGCCTTAGCCGAGTCGAGGAGGCTGGTCGAACACGAAGAGTACGGGACGGCGCATCAGCTGCTGGCGTCGGCTCGGGCGCTGGTCGTGCGGACCGGCGCGGCGTCGGCCGACGAGCACGCGAGGGCGCTGGATGCGGAGCTGGCGGAGGTGTGCTGGAGGAGGCAGGACCGGGCGGAGCGGCGGAGGACGGCCCAGCGGCGGAGCGGGAACGACCGGagggaggcggcgacggcggggttGGTGGACGAGAACGGGGAGCCGCTGACGCCGACATCGGCTTGGAGGGCGGCTGAGGAGCTGGCTAAGCTGGCCGACCTGAAGAAGTCGCTGAGGAGAGTCAGCGACTTGCATGGCTTTGAGAATGCTAGGTTTTAG